From the genome of Candidatus Zixiibacteriota bacterium:
TGCGCAGCAAGGGTGATCCATCCGGATTCTATGCCAAACTCGGTTTCGTGGACACCGGCCGAATGATCGACGGTGAATACATTATGCTGCTGGAATTCTAACGTCGGAAATGAGCGAATAGACCCGACTTCGAGTAGCCTCTACTCCACGTGCAGCAGTATAACAACGAGCGTTGAGATTATCATGGCCGCATTCCAATACAAGGGCCGAAGGTATCTTGGGTCGACTTTTTTGCTTTGGCGCAATGTCTCCCACAGAAGCGCAGTCAATCCCGGGACGGCGTTGTAG
Proteins encoded in this window:
- a CDS encoding Rab GDP-dissociation inhibitor, which encodes MSKIKALLESDEIKIALGLGFCIILLAFAAKRILHVEIRYLYNAVPGLTALLWETLRQSKKVDPRYLRPLYWNAAMIISTLVVILLHVE